In Paenibacillus sp. G2S3, a single window of DNA contains:
- a CDS encoding class I SAM-dependent methyltransferase, whose protein sequence is MLKSLEAITLYHEGIQDHLEDNLWLKLIVQAEEQIVNLERVESLEELDRRNPVLDYVERSLQILDQLPCSIWIKELVEETLIWSETAKGGTLKERLLWQKEGINCFVHNIGSAQLYGKHLGGTVSEKSALIERLIETHGLIGQQIRGEVPPEVNKPLRDLVEEQLLTAEELERLLTVLNHCIIGAVSPELWLNVEHEVKQLIALISSGELASPMPMKERLRRMRLGPISRGEDFTTEWAKLTQEGFHAERLESLSKTIFWYVESAMQTFSLEQFLKVMVLAARRAQNEPLRHISFEQVMNSIYYDYKGVKKINVYKKRIIEKYLSELTWEAIEKGTLPAENPHLMLRPYAKEHLPDTLFFQFQFSAAAEKLIEFCMEAEKSPLYERAVLLLFDLFELRRDAFDRFHNEDTYLSQMNDTADYKAVILEHVTGQKVLDIGPGGGVLLDLLEERMPEITSIGIDISSNVVEALRQRKQREGRQWEVLQGDALNLKDFVEAGTVDTVIFSSILHELYSYVPLNGKKFNHDTVSAALRSAFDVLSVRGAIIIRDGIMTEPTALLRRVRFLEEDGMAWLERYAKDFAGRQIQYQRLGEQEVLMPVNDAMEFLYTYTWGEEAFIHEVQEQFGYFTPTEFASFIEQILGKQAKIEVFRHYLQEGYTEALRDRVRFMDESGQEVALPDSTCFIVIRKE, encoded by the coding sequence ATGCTGAAATCGCTGGAAGCCATCACCTTATACCATGAAGGAATACAAGATCATTTGGAGGATAACCTCTGGCTGAAGCTTATTGTCCAAGCGGAGGAGCAAATTGTTAATTTGGAACGTGTGGAATCTCTAGAGGAGCTGGATCGCAGGAATCCTGTGCTGGATTATGTGGAACGCAGTTTGCAGATTCTGGATCAACTTCCCTGCTCAATTTGGATAAAAGAGCTTGTGGAAGAAACGTTAATCTGGTCAGAAACGGCTAAGGGTGGCACATTGAAGGAGCGGTTACTTTGGCAGAAAGAAGGCATTAACTGTTTTGTACATAACATTGGCTCCGCACAATTATACGGGAAACATTTGGGCGGAACTGTCTCTGAAAAAAGCGCGTTGATTGAGCGGTTAATTGAAACCCATGGACTCATAGGACAGCAAATTCGTGGGGAGGTGCCTCCGGAAGTAAATAAGCCGCTGCGTGATCTTGTGGAAGAACAGTTACTGACTGCCGAGGAACTTGAACGCTTACTAACCGTACTTAATCATTGCATCATCGGAGCTGTATCCCCCGAGCTATGGCTGAATGTAGAGCATGAAGTGAAGCAGCTTATCGCTCTGATTTCATCCGGTGAACTTGCTAGCCCAATGCCGATGAAAGAAAGACTGCGCAGAATGCGGCTAGGTCCGATCTCCAGAGGAGAGGATTTTACTACGGAATGGGCAAAGCTGACACAGGAAGGCTTCCATGCGGAACGGTTGGAGTCTTTAAGTAAAACTATCTTCTGGTATGTGGAATCTGCAATGCAGACCTTCTCGTTGGAGCAATTTCTGAAGGTGATGGTGCTTGCTGCGCGAAGGGCTCAGAATGAACCCTTACGCCATATCAGCTTCGAGCAGGTTATGAACAGTATTTACTATGACTATAAGGGTGTTAAGAAGATCAATGTTTATAAGAAGCGAATTATAGAAAAATATTTATCGGAGCTTACATGGGAGGCTATCGAAAAAGGGACTTTACCTGCTGAGAACCCTCATCTAATGCTTCGGCCATATGCTAAGGAACATCTGCCCGACACGCTGTTTTTTCAGTTCCAATTCTCGGCAGCGGCAGAGAAGCTGATCGAATTCTGTATGGAAGCCGAAAAGTCACCTTTGTATGAACGTGCTGTATTGCTGTTATTCGATCTGTTCGAGCTACGCAGGGACGCCTTCGACCGTTTTCATAATGAAGATACCTACTTAAGTCAAATGAATGACACAGCAGATTATAAGGCTGTGATCCTGGAGCATGTCACAGGGCAAAAAGTGCTGGATATCGGCCCAGGCGGCGGTGTGCTGCTGGATTTGTTGGAAGAGCGTATGCCAGAGATTACCTCAATCGGCATTGATATATCGAGCAATGTAGTGGAAGCTTTGCGGCAGCGCAAGCAGCGGGAAGGTCGTCAATGGGAGGTCCTGCAGGGAGATGCGCTGAACCTTAAGGATTTCGTAGAGGCTGGAACGGTGGATACGGTAATTTTTTCTTCGATTTTGCATGAGCTATATTCTTATGTGCCGCTTAATGGTAAAAAGTTCAATCATGACACCGTTTCGGCCGCTCTGCGAAGTGCCTTTGATGTATTGTCAGTGCGCGGGGCTATCATTATTCGTGATGGGATTATGACCGAGCCCACAGCTTTGCTGCGGAGAGTTCGCTTTCTGGAGGAGGACGGTATGGCGTGGCTGGAGCGTTATGCGAAGGATTTTGCCGGACGTCAGATTCAGTATCAGAGATTAGGGGAACAAGAAGTGCTCATGCCCGTAAATGATGCCATGGAATTTTTATATACGTATACCTGGGGCGAAGAAGCTTTCATTCATGAGGTTCAGGAACAGTTTGGTTATTTTACTCCGACGGAGTTTGCCTCATTTATTGAACAGATTCTAGGAAAACAGGCGAAGATTGAAGTCTTCCGGCATTACTTGCAAGAAGGTTATACCGAAGCGCTGCGCGACAGAGTAAGGTTCATGGATGAGAGCGGACAGGAAGTGGCGCTGCCGGACAGTACCTGCTTTATTGTGATTCGGAAGGAATAG
- a CDS encoding alpha/beta hydrolase, with the protein MLLKIIGAIIIAIVLFLAIVYTVNLISNKSEQRKIEPYGQLVPVDGKNMNVLIQGQGEETVVLLPGYGTAAPALDFKALIDELSPFYKVVMIEPFGYGLSDLTNKERSTENIVSEIHEALQGLNIDRYILMGHSISGIYGLDYVNKYENEVSAFVGLDSSVPSLSERKIEASALRTLNLLKKSGLVRLQMKLSADPIAELPFDDTTKDQMRMINNKNIYNPTQLNEAGSMYSNFKTAESLTFPNNLPLIFFVQANHPATDRWIPEHEKQIKDSVHGKVMTFEEGHYLYRTKAKEIVENFRVFMEEAK; encoded by the coding sequence ATGCTTCTCAAAATAATAGGAGCAATAATCATAGCCATTGTGCTTTTTCTCGCCATTGTATATACAGTTAATCTGATCAGCAACAAATCGGAACAAAGAAAAATAGAGCCCTATGGTCAGTTAGTACCTGTAGATGGAAAAAATATGAATGTTTTGATTCAAGGACAAGGCGAAGAAACAGTTGTGCTATTACCAGGCTATGGTACTGCAGCACCAGCTCTTGATTTTAAAGCATTAATAGATGAGCTATCACCGTTTTATAAAGTTGTCATGATTGAGCCTTTTGGGTATGGATTAAGTGATCTGACCAACAAGGAGCGCAGCACAGAGAATATTGTAAGTGAAATTCATGAAGCTTTACAGGGGCTTAATATTGACCGTTATATTCTAATGGGCCACTCCATTTCGGGCATTTACGGACTAGATTATGTTAACAAATATGAAAATGAAGTGAGTGCATTTGTCGGGCTCGATAGTAGTGTTCCATCGCTAAGTGAGAGGAAGATTGAAGCTTCGGCATTAAGAACTTTAAATCTACTCAAAAAATCAGGTCTCGTCAGATTGCAAATGAAACTAAGTGCTGACCCCATTGCTGAACTACCGTTTGATGATACAACAAAAGATCAAATGAGAATGATTAATAACAAAAACATATATAATCCAACCCAATTAAATGAAGCCGGAAGTATGTATTCTAATTTTAAAACAGCTGAAAGTTTAACCTTCCCCAATAATCTTCCTTTAATATTCTTTGTACAAGCAAATCATCCAGCAACGGATAGATGGATACCAGAGCATGAAAAGCAAATAAAAGACTCTGTACATGGAAAAGTAATGACATTTGAAGAAGGACATTATTTATATCGTACTAAAGCAAAAGAGATCGTAGAAAACTTCAGAGTATTTATGGAAGAAGCTAAGTAA
- a CDS encoding AraC family transcriptional regulator yields the protein MKKQWYLPTPAFSKYVCYPEFLGHYSHFPQHTERRSEGFLGSYNLHLIFGGKGYVFHEGERIPMSRGRGFLYPKGAYQQYGSDPGEPWDVRWVHFSTEIVLPLLEEVDQSRAYLFTFDLEAKLDELFEEMYLLSASYVTRSEPRLSALLYELLVKLLQNSEPLHGSVPHEVRQSIRSAADIIHVECARPWSLESMARLTGYSSYHFLRLFRMVMGKTPNRYLTDCRLARAKLLLVSTGLSIAQVATQSGFAQSSYFIKVFRTFEGMSPVKYRQAFGS from the coding sequence ATGAAGAAACAATGGTATTTGCCGACACCGGCTTTTTCAAAATATGTCTGTTATCCTGAATTTCTGGGACATTACAGTCACTTTCCACAGCATACCGAGAGAAGAAGTGAGGGGTTTCTGGGAAGCTATAACCTGCATTTAATTTTTGGTGGGAAGGGTTATGTATTCCATGAGGGCGAACGTATTCCGATGAGCAGAGGACGAGGTTTTCTTTATCCTAAAGGGGCTTATCAGCAGTACGGCTCAGATCCTGGGGAGCCTTGGGATGTTCGTTGGGTTCATTTTAGCACTGAAATTGTACTCCCCTTATTAGAGGAAGTGGACCAGTCTCGTGCATACCTGTTCACCTTTGACTTGGAGGCCAAGCTGGACGAGCTGTTCGAGGAAATGTACTTGCTGAGCGCTTCCTATGTAACACGTAGTGAGCCAAGGCTATCCGCACTTCTGTATGAGCTTCTAGTGAAATTGCTACAGAATTCCGAACCGCTTCACGGCTCAGTACCACACGAGGTCAGGCAGTCTATCCGCAGTGCCGCAGATATCATTCATGTCGAATGTGCTCGACCTTGGTCACTGGAGTCGATGGCAAGACTAACCGGGTATAGCAGCTATCATTTTCTACGGCTGTTCCGAATGGTTATGGGCAAAACACCAAACCGTTATTTAACGGATTGTCGACTGGCCAGAGCCAAGCTTCTACTGGTTTCTACTGGACTCTCTATTGCTCAGGTTGCGACTCAGTCCGGTTTTGCCCAGTCCAGCTATTTCATTAAAGTGTTCAGAACGTTTGAGGGGATGTCCCCCGTAAAGTACCGTCAAGCTTTTGGATCATAA
- a CDS encoding CYTH domain-containing protein produces MALEIERKFLLPEFPEQLIQEGELKIVTRHNIDQTYLAIDGGQELRVRKITDLDSGEVTYTHTFKDGKGIKREEIEYFISEGLYNQMIEAVNAVALVKERITAVWNDTTVEIDVYSQLKLSVLEVEFESLEEAESFQAPEWFGKDVSTERQYSNKTVWKELQNKTKN; encoded by the coding sequence ATGGCTTTGGAGATCGAACGCAAGTTTCTGCTGCCGGAATTTCCGGAGCAGCTTATTCAAGAAGGCGAATTGAAGATTGTGACCCGGCATAATATCGATCAGACGTATCTGGCGATAGACGGCGGACAAGAGCTGCGTGTACGTAAAATTACGGATCTGGACTCAGGTGAGGTAACGTATACACACACGTTTAAGGATGGCAAAGGGATCAAACGCGAAGAGATCGAATATTTTATCTCGGAGGGTTTATATAATCAGATGATTGAGGCAGTAAATGCGGTAGCCTTGGTCAAAGAGCGGATTACGGCAGTGTGGAATGACACAACGGTTGAGATCGACGTCTATTCTCAGCTGAAATTGTCCGTTCTGGAGGTTGAATTTGAATCCTTGGAGGAAGCGGAAAGCTTCCAGGCACCGGAATGGTTCGGCAAGGATGTCAGCACGGAACGGCAGTACAGCAACAAAACCGTCTGGAAAGAGCTACAAAATAAGACAAAGAATTAA
- a CDS encoding Gfo/Idh/MocA family oxidoreductase → MTIRFGVIGTNFITDRFVQAGLENEEFILTAVYSRTMEKGQAFAAKYAGATIYTNLEDMVSSKDVDAIYIASPNSMHAEQAIMCLNHGKHVLCEKPAASNSAELRAMIEAAQNNDVLLVEAMKSTFMPNFGVIRDNLYKIGQVRRYFASYCQYSSRYDAYRQGTVLNAFNPAFSNGSLMDLGVYCLYPMVVLFGKPNSVQAVGLMLSSGVDGEGSIVMQYDDMDAVVMHSKIADSYLPAEIQGESGTMVIDKINQPYQVKIHYRDGTVEELTQPQVFESMYYEVEEFINLIKNGDRESRINTHANSLAVAEVMEEARAQIGLRYAADL, encoded by the coding sequence ATGACAATTCGTTTCGGGGTCATTGGAACAAACTTTATTACTGACCGCTTCGTGCAAGCCGGCTTGGAGAATGAGGAGTTTATCCTGACAGCCGTGTACTCCCGCACAATGGAGAAAGGTCAGGCCTTTGCTGCAAAATATGCTGGAGCTACAATTTATACGAATTTGGAAGATATGGTTTCCAGTAAAGATGTCGATGCTATTTACATTGCAAGCCCGAACTCCATGCATGCTGAGCAGGCGATTATGTGCTTAAATCATGGCAAGCATGTGCTCTGTGAGAAACCAGCTGCCTCAAACAGTGCGGAGCTTAGAGCAATGATTGAAGCCGCGCAGAACAATGATGTGTTGTTGGTAGAAGCAATGAAATCGACCTTCATGCCGAATTTCGGAGTGATCAGAGACAATTTGTATAAAATCGGCCAAGTTCGCCGTTATTTCGCGAGCTACTGTCAATATTCATCGAGATATGATGCCTATCGGCAGGGAACGGTGTTAAATGCTTTTAACCCAGCCTTCTCTAATGGCTCGTTGATGGATCTTGGCGTTTACTGTTTGTATCCTATGGTAGTGTTGTTCGGGAAACCAAATTCTGTGCAGGCCGTGGGTCTTATGCTCTCTTCTGGAGTGGATGGCGAAGGAAGCATCGTTATGCAGTACGATGATATGGACGCAGTTGTGATGCATTCCAAGATCGCTGATTCCTATTTGCCAGCTGAGATTCAAGGGGAAAGTGGTACAATGGTGATCGATAAGATCAACCAACCTTACCAAGTGAAGATTCATTATCGTGACGGGACCGTCGAGGAGCTTACACAGCCTCAGGTGTTCGAATCTATGTATTATGAGGTTGAGGAATTTATCAACTTAATTAAGAACGGAGACCGGGAAAGCAGAATTAACACGCATGCAAATTCCTTGGCGGTAGCAGAGGTTATGGAGGAAGCTAGAGCACAGATCGGCCTCCGCTATGCCGCAGATCTATAA
- the thrC gene encoding threonine synthase has product MKYISTRGNVEPKGFIDTVLMGLADDGGLMVPSEIPVVSAATLEEWRSLSYQELFLKIFAYYTNDEIPLEDLQEMVNTSYGNFRTPEVTPIHQVNDSLYVLELFHGPTFAFKDVALQFMGELYSYISKKQNKIIHILGATSGDTGAAAIQGVRGKEGIKICILHPHGKVSKVQELQMTTVDDSNVLNLSVHGNFDDCQKVIKDLFADLDFKSRYHLRAINSINFVRILAQTVYYFYAYLHVDGSSEKKINISVPSGNFGNIFSGYLAKQMGLPINKLIIATNENNILERFVNTGEYKPGGFTSTYSPSMDIQVASNFERYLYYLVGEDSEKLSAYMSKLQTEGKITLEGEALQQVQRDFAALGVKNDQCLNTIAKYQKEFSYLLDPHTACGIAAYEAFNGSDEIGISFATAHPAKFDEAITLIDIKQEFPAPIKALFEMPQHQTVVDHDKDEIVRQLQAFYK; this is encoded by the coding sequence ATGAAGTATATAAGCACAAGAGGCAATGTGGAACCTAAAGGCTTTATCGATACGGTGTTGATGGGACTTGCCGATGACGGCGGATTGATGGTCCCTTCCGAGATTCCTGTCGTTTCAGCAGCTACTTTGGAAGAGTGGAGAAGTCTTAGCTATCAGGAGCTATTTCTGAAGATCTTCGCTTATTACACTAATGATGAGATTCCTTTAGAAGATTTGCAGGAAATGGTCAACACTAGTTATGGAAATTTCCGCACGCCGGAAGTAACGCCTATTCACCAAGTGAATGATTCCTTATATGTACTGGAATTGTTCCATGGTCCTACTTTTGCCTTCAAAGATGTAGCGTTGCAGTTTATGGGTGAGCTGTACTCTTATATTTCCAAAAAGCAGAACAAGATCATCCACATCCTCGGAGCAACCTCGGGGGATACTGGGGCGGCTGCCATTCAGGGCGTTCGTGGTAAAGAAGGAATCAAGATCTGTATTCTTCATCCCCATGGTAAGGTAAGTAAAGTGCAGGAGCTGCAGATGACTACGGTTGATGACAGTAATGTACTGAACCTGTCTGTTCATGGTAACTTTGATGATTGCCAGAAGGTGATTAAGGATCTGTTCGCGGATCTCGACTTTAAGAGTCGCTATCATCTGCGTGCGATCAACTCCATTAACTTTGTACGTATTCTGGCACAGACTGTCTATTATTTCTATGCGTATTTGCATGTCGATGGCAGCAGCGAGAAGAAGATTAACATCAGCGTGCCTTCCGGTAACTTCGGTAATATTTTCTCCGGATATTTGGCGAAGCAAATGGGATTACCGATTAACAAACTGATTATCGCAACGAATGAAAATAACATCTTGGAGCGTTTCGTGAATACGGGTGAATATAAACCGGGCGGCTTCACAAGCACATACAGTCCTTCTATGGATATCCAAGTGGCGAGCAATTTTGAGCGGTATTTGTATTATTTGGTAGGCGAGGATTCCGAGAAATTATCTGCATACATGTCCAAGCTGCAGACTGAGGGTAAGATTACGCTCGAAGGTGAAGCACTTCAGCAGGTGCAACGGGATTTTGCAGCGCTTGGCGTGAAGAATGATCAATGCTTGAATACAATTGCTAAGTATCAAAAAGAATTTAGCTATCTACTTGATCCGCATACTGCATGTGGAATCGCGGCTTACGAGGCTTTTAATGGCTCGGATGAGATTGGGATTTCCTTTGCGACCGCGCATCCAGCTAAGTTCGATGAGGCGATTACGCTGATCGACATAAAGCAGGAATTCCCGGCACCAATTAAAGCGTTGTTCGAGATGCCACAACACCAAACGGTAGTGGATCATGACAAGGATGAAATTGTGCGTCAATTGCAGGCTTTTTATAAATAA
- a CDS encoding radical SAM/SPASM domain-containing protein — translation MKTFKKVYIEITSVCNLACSFCPQTARTKNFMKLDTFNTILDEIKPHSNHIYLHVKGEPLLHPKIGELLDAAHAKGFKVNITTNGTLIHKAGPKILGKPALRQMNFSLHSFDGHEGSENREGYLAEIISFVREASAQGVIISFRLWNLTEDNLTNLEKNRNRETLAVLEEAFNLDFKIEEKVVPGSGVKIAPRVYLNQDHEFRWPALNEPEDDGKGFCHALRSQAAILVDGTVVPCCLDGEGVINLGNIHETPFSEIVEGERANNLFYGFSRREAVEELCRKCGYRQRFGT, via the coding sequence TTGAAGACTTTTAAAAAGGTATATATTGAAATAACAAGCGTCTGCAACCTTGCCTGCAGCTTTTGTCCACAAACCGCACGAACGAAGAACTTTATGAAGCTCGATACTTTTAATACAATATTAGATGAAATTAAGCCACATAGTAATCATATTTACCTTCACGTAAAAGGTGAGCCATTGCTGCATCCCAAGATAGGTGAGCTGCTGGATGCCGCACATGCCAAAGGGTTCAAGGTCAATATTACAACCAATGGCACATTGATTCATAAAGCTGGGCCTAAGATTCTTGGCAAACCTGCACTACGTCAGATGAACTTCTCTCTGCACAGCTTTGATGGGCATGAGGGTTCTGAGAACCGCGAAGGGTATTTGGCGGAAATTATTTCTTTTGTACGGGAAGCTTCCGCGCAAGGGGTGATTATTTCGTTCCGGCTGTGGAATTTGACGGAGGATAATCTGACCAATCTGGAGAAGAATCGTAACCGTGAGACCCTTGCTGTGCTAGAGGAAGCCTTCAACCTTGATTTCAAGATCGAGGAAAAGGTTGTGCCTGGCAGTGGCGTCAAGATTGCCCCACGCGTGTATCTCAATCAGGACCATGAGTTCCGTTGGCCTGCACTGAACGAGCCGGAGGATGACGGAAAAGGGTTCTGTCATGCGCTGCGCAGCCAAGCGGCAATCCTTGTGGATGGTACCGTTGTGCCGTGCTGTCTGGATGGTGAGGGAGTCATTAACCTCGGAAACATTCATGAGACTCCGTTCTCAGAAATCGTAGAGGGTGAGCGAGCGAACAATCTATTTTATGGATTCTCTCGTAGAGAGGCGGTAGAAGAGCTGTGCCGCAAGTGCGGATATCGGCAACGGTTCGGAACTTAA
- a CDS encoding beta-galactosidase, with the protein MKKPVAIEKFELGVCYYPEHWPESMWEDDYRRMRELGFTIIRIGEFAWSIFEPAEGEFQFGLFDRAIDLAHKHGLQVVLGTPTATPPAWLTYKYPEVLNVTYEGVTLQHGMRRHYNYSSPKYRELCARITEQMAEHYGNHPGVVGWQIDNELNCEISEFYSESDHKAFREWLKQKYVTLEKLNEAWGAVFWNQSYSNWSQVYLPRPTPVPKQPNPHQALDEKRFISDNTISFAKNQADIIRKLAPKQWVTTNGLFGHLDSHELTDELLDFFSYDSYPQFSTIFNDPKERNPLNDRGWGLSLSVVRSISPNFCIMEQQSGPGGWVNRMDMPSPKPGQMRLWTYQSIAHGADMVLYFRWRTATMGNEIYWHGINDYHNQPNRRVQEAGQIGQELAAAGQALIGTRNQANVAIVRDYANEWDGEYDVWHGPFMWKSNKEWYKALQRKHIPNNVLYLRKKTTLEELARYDVLIYPHPAIMTDETASLLDEYIQQGGKLIFGCRTGYKDERGQCYMRPFPGAARDLCGITVEEFTMVKGNRKPTTISWSGEVEVITGADDFNDILRIEDDSAEVMAVYASDYYAGKAAVTRNRRGKGEVWYHGAVFNEQAASMIIDQIGLQSPVDWLLLPEDVELQVRNGASSSYTFLLNYSEAPVAIHLHETKMDLLSGTTLSGEVTMEGFGVLVLH; encoded by the coding sequence ATGAAGAAACCTGTCGCAATAGAAAAATTCGAGCTTGGCGTCTGTTATTATCCGGAGCACTGGCCGGAAAGCATGTGGGAGGACGATTATCGCCGAATGCGAGAACTAGGCTTTACGATCATTCGGATCGGGGAGTTTGCTTGGTCTATTTTTGAACCTGCTGAGGGTGAATTTCAGTTCGGGCTCTTTGATCGTGCGATTGATTTAGCTCATAAACATGGTCTTCAGGTTGTGCTCGGTACGCCGACGGCAACACCTCCAGCATGGCTGACCTATAAGTATCCAGAAGTATTGAACGTGACCTATGAAGGTGTTACCCTTCAGCATGGCATGCGTCGTCATTATAATTACAGTAGCCCTAAATATCGTGAGCTGTGTGCACGAATTACGGAACAGATGGCTGAACATTATGGCAATCATCCAGGTGTAGTCGGCTGGCAAATTGATAATGAGCTCAACTGCGAGATTAGTGAATTTTATTCCGAGAGTGACCATAAGGCTTTCCGGGAATGGCTGAAGCAGAAATATGTAACACTTGAGAAGCTAAACGAGGCTTGGGGGGCAGTTTTTTGGAATCAGAGCTACAGCAATTGGTCTCAGGTATATCTTCCACGGCCGACCCCAGTACCTAAGCAGCCTAATCCTCATCAGGCTTTGGATGAAAAGCGGTTTATATCGGACAATACAATTTCTTTTGCCAAAAACCAAGCGGATATCATCCGTAAACTTGCTCCAAAGCAATGGGTAACAACGAACGGTCTGTTTGGGCATCTCGACAGCCATGAATTGACGGATGAATTGCTGGATTTTTTCAGCTATGACTCTTATCCACAGTTCTCTACTATTTTTAATGATCCAAAGGAGCGGAATCCGCTGAATGACAGAGGCTGGGGACTTTCATTATCTGTTGTCCGTTCTATTTCCCCTAATTTCTGTATTATGGAGCAGCAGTCGGGACCGGGTGGCTGGGTGAACCGGATGGATATGCCTTCTCCCAAGCCAGGACAGATGCGGTTATGGACCTATCAATCGATCGCTCATGGCGCAGATATGGTGCTGTATTTCCGCTGGCGGACAGCTACGATGGGCAATGAAATTTATTGGCATGGCATTAACGACTACCATAACCAGCCGAACCGAAGAGTACAGGAAGCGGGACAGATCGGTCAAGAGTTGGCAGCGGCAGGTCAAGCACTTATCGGCACTCGTAATCAGGCTAACGTTGCTATTGTTCGTGATTATGCTAATGAGTGGGATGGAGAGTACGATGTATGGCATGGTCCATTTATGTGGAAGAGCAATAAGGAGTGGTACAAGGCACTCCAACGGAAGCATATCCCGAATAACGTACTCTATTTACGCAAAAAGACAACGCTGGAAGAACTCGCACGATACGACGTGCTTATCTATCCTCATCCGGCGATTATGACAGATGAGACAGCGTCGCTTCTGGATGAATACATTCAGCAAGGTGGAAAACTGATCTTCGGATGCAGAACTGGCTACAAAGATGAACGTGGTCAATGCTATATGCGGCCTTTCCCAGGTGCTGCTAGGGATTTATGCGGAATCACAGTCGAAGAATTCACCATGGTTAAGGGCAATCGTAAGCCCACAACGATTAGCTGGTCTGGTGAGGTCGAAGTTATTACGGGGGCAGATGATTTTAATGATATTCTCCGAATTGAGGATGATTCGGCCGAAGTCATGGCGGTTTATGCCTCGGATTATTACGCTGGGAAGGCAGCAGTTACGAGAAATCGTCGCGGCAAAGGCGAGGTTTGGTATCACGGAGCAGTCTTTAATGAGCAAGCTGCGTCTATGATCATAGATCAGATCGGTCTGCAGTCGCCAGTAGATTGGCTACTGCTCCCTGAAGATGTAGAGCTGCAAGTTCGAAACGGGGCTTCTTCCAGTTATACTTTTTTACTTAACTATAGTGAAGCTCCTGTCGCGATCCATCTTCATGAGACCAAAATGGATTTACTGAGCGGGACAACGTTATCGGGTGAGGTTACTATGGAAGGCTTTGGTGTATTGGTATTACATTAA
- a CDS encoding phosphotransferase, with protein MITEAEKVMLQYSFIDPIIEFIRHNENITFKVTDKTDNKDYLLRIHKPISEGFSGLQHTRDGLQAEMFFLREIDQKNILKVQRPVLNQKGELVTEYSSEQFGTSLATLLEWIEGSTLTQDEDNIEQIVYRLGRNLASLHEFSRTLMPLELHRPVYNVTKIDETLIELGKGTDNGALIQEDYEVISSVLLVVKEQLAELDARDNSWGFIHADFQLGNVIVSEQNPILIDYCLFGYGYYLFDLGSASSMLKSKLRKTLLDGYASKSSFSLDEIRYIEGQIFMDIFISYVFFIHDPERNGWIKEHASKICSTLCRDFLEGKEVYYSFLDN; from the coding sequence ATGATCACTGAAGCTGAGAAAGTAATGTTGCAGTATTCGTTTATCGATCCAATCATTGAATTCATTAGACATAATGAGAATATTACATTTAAAGTGACCGACAAAACGGATAACAAGGATTATTTGTTACGTATACATAAACCAATATCTGAAGGGTTCTCAGGCTTACAACATACCCGAGATGGATTACAGGCAGAAATGTTTTTTCTGCGAGAAATCGATCAGAAGAACATACTAAAAGTTCAAAGACCTGTTCTAAATCAAAAAGGGGAACTGGTTACTGAATATAGTTCGGAGCAATTTGGTACCAGTTTGGCAACTCTATTAGAATGGATCGAAGGCTCGACGCTTACCCAAGATGAAGACAATATTGAACAGATTGTTTATAGATTAGGTAGAAATCTTGCCAGTTTACATGAATTCTCACGAACGCTAATGCCCTTGGAGTTACATAGACCTGTATACAATGTCACAAAGATTGATGAAACTTTAATAGAACTTGGAAAGGGAACAGACAATGGAGCCCTTATTCAGGAGGACTACGAAGTTATTAGTAGTGTTCTACTCGTAGTAAAAGAACAACTAGCAGAACTAGACGCTAGGGACAACTCATGGGGATTCATTCATGCTGATTTTCAACTGGGGAATGTTATTGTGTCAGAACAAAACCCTATATTAATAGATTATTGTTTATTTGGTTATGGTTACTACCTGTTTGATTTGGGCTCAGCATCTTCCATGCTGAAAAGTAAGCTCCGTAAAACGCTTTTGGACGGTTATGCTTCTAAATCAAGCTTTTCGCTTGATGAGATTCGGTATATTGAAGGACAAATATTTATGGATATTTTTATTAGTTACGTATTTTTTATTCATGACCCTGAGAGGAACGGCTGGATAAAAGAGCACGCCTCCAAAATATGTAGCACGTTATGTCGCGATTTTCTTGAGGGGAAAGAGGTATATTATTCGTTTCTCGATAATTGA